A segment of the Bacteroidales bacterium WCE2008 genome:
GAAGCGTACGAGAAAAAAAGCATATGATTGAGATAATGGACACAACCCTCCGTGACGGAGAGCAGACTGCCGGGGTTTCGTTCAATGCGGACGAAAAGCTGGCCATAACCCGTCTGTTGCTGGAGGAACTGAAAGTCAACAGAATCGAAGTGTGCTCCGCAAGGGTATCCAGCGGCGAGCACGAGGCCTTCGCGAAGATATGCGAATGGGCCTCGACCTGCGGCCATCTGGACCAGGTGGAAGCCCTCGGCTTCGTCGACAACGGTCTGTCGATAGACTGGATCGCTTCGGCGGGCGGCCGCGTCATGAATCTGCTGACCAAGGGGTCCCTGCGCCATGTTACCTGCCAGCTGCACAAGACTCCGCAGGAGCATCGGGATGACATACTCAAAAACATCGCGATGGCAAAGGCAAAAGGCCTGGAGGTGAATGTCTATCTCGAAGACTGGTCCAACGGCATGATCGATTCCCCGGATTATGTCCATTTCCTCATGGAAGGCCTGAAGGACGCCCCGGTCCGCAGGATCATGCTTCCGGACACTCTGGGAATCCTTAATCCGGACCAGACCGCAGAGTTCTGCCGTTCGATGGTAGAGCGCTGGCCTGACCTGCATTTCGACTTCCATGCCCATAACGACTATGACCTTGCGGCCGCCAATGCCTACGAGGCCGTCAAGGCCGGAGTCAAGGGTCTCCACACGACAGTCAACGGCCTCGGAGAGCGTACCGGCAATCTGCCGGTCTCCAGCCTCGTGGGGATCCTGAACGACCATCTGAAGATCGGAAACTCTCTCGACGAACGCAAGCTCATGCATGTCTGCCGCTATGTCGAGACAATCTCCGGTGTCCGTATTCCTTCCAACAAGCCACTGGTCGGAGAGTTCGTCTTCACCCAGACCAGCGGGGTCCATGCCGACGGCGACAAGAAAGGCGGTCTTTACCAGAACGCCCTCATGCCGGAGAGATTCGGCCGCCACAGGCATTACGCCCTGGGCAAGACCAGCGGCAAGGCCAATATCGTAAAGAACCTGGAGCAGATGGGAATAAGCCTTACGGCTGAGCAGATGAAGCTCGTGACTGAAAGGGTCGTGGAACTCGGCGACAAGAAGGAGAGCCTCAGCCCGGAGGATCTTCCATTCATCATTGCAGACGTGCTTAAAGGAGACTTCTCGGCTGCGCGCGAGAATATCCGTATTGTGAATTATAATCTTCAGCTGACCCGTGGCATGAGGCCCCTGGCTAATCTAAGACTTAACATCTGTGGTAACGAGTACGAGGAATCCGCCGCCGGTGACGGACAGTATGATGCCTTTATGAAGGCTCTCTGGAAAATCTATGACCGTCTCGGAAAACAGCATCCAAAGCTTACCGATTATGTAGTTAAAATTCCCCCAGGAGGCAAGACGGACGCTCTCGTAGAAACCACGATTTCCTGGGACCTCAACGGCCGCGGCTTCAAGACGAGAGGAATCGATTCCGACCAGACTGAAGCGGCGATCAAGGCCACGATGAAGATGCTTAACATGATAGAAATTTAAAAACATATTTATGAAACTCAGAATAGCTAAACTCCCCGGCGACGGAATCGGTCCGGAGGTTGTCGAGCAGGCCGTAAAGGCCGTAGATGCAGTATGCCGCAAGTTCGGCCATGAAGTCGAGTACACCTTCGGCTATGTCGGAGCGTGTGCGATCGACCGTTTCGGCAATGCCTATCCGGAGGAAACCCACGCCATCTGCATGGCCAGCGACGCAGTGCTTTTCGGCGCTGTGGGCGACCCTAAATATGACAATAATCCGACAGCGCCGGTACGTCCGGAGCAGGGACTGCTCGCAATCCGCAAGCAGCTCGGACTCTATGCAAACCTCCGCCCGGTCGAGACGTTCAAGGGTCTGGTGGACAAGTCCCCTCTGAAGAAGGAGCTGGTCGACGGAGCCGATTTCCTCTGCATCCGCGAGCTGACCGGAGGCATGTACTTCGGCGAGAAGGGCCGCAAGGACAACGGCGACACCGCCTATGATACATGTATCTACAGCCGAAATGAGGTTGAGCGAATCCTGAAGCTGGCGTTCGAGTATGCAATGCGCCGCCGCAAGCACCTGACGGTCGTGGACAAGGCCAATGTGCTCGAGTCGTCGCGTCTGTGGAGACAGGTCGCCAAGGAGATGGAGCCGCAGTATCCGGAGGTCCAGGTCGATTATATGTTCGTTGACAATGCCGCCATGCAGCTGATCCGCTGTCCTAAGTTCTTCGATGTCATGGTGACGGAGAATACTTTCGGCGATATCCTTACGGACGAGGCCAGCTGTATCTCCGGTTCCATGGGTCTTCTCGCTTCCGCGTCTGTCGGAGCCCATACCAGCCTGTTCGAGCCTATCCATGGTTCTTATCCTCAGGCAGCCGGCAAGAACATCGCCAATCCTGTCGCAGCGATACTGTCCGCCGCTATGATGTTCGAGTATGCTTTCGGGCTGATGGAGGAGGGCAAGGCTATCCGCAAGGCCGTAGCCGCTTCAATCGATGCCGGTGCCGTGACCGAGGACCTCGCCGGAGACGGCAAGGCTCTGAGTACCTCGGAGGTAGGAGACTGGATTGCTTCAAGAATCTAAAAATCAATTAAATATGTCAGAAATCAATTGGGATAAACTTGGCTTTGATGCCTACAGGACCCGTACCGTAGTTCTTTCCCACTACAAAGATGGCAAGTGGTCGCCTGTCGAAACGACAGAAAACTTCTCATTCACTCTTGACCCGTTCGCCCAGGTCTTCCATTATGCGATTTCCTGCTTCGAGGGTCTGAAGACCTTCCGCCAGAAAGACGGACGTATAGCTATATTCCGCCCGGACCAGAATGCCGCACGTATGCAGCGTACCGCCAAATTCCTCGGTATCCCGGCTCCGGACAAGGACCTCTTCATCAAGATGTGCACTCTCTGCGTCCAGAATAACCTCGAGTTCCTGCCGCCTTACGGCCATCAGGCTTCCCTCTATCTCCGTCCTATGCTTTTCGGAGTACATCCTCAGATGCAGCTGGTACCATATCCTGAGGCTTATTTCGCAGTGATCTGCGCGCCTGCGGGCTCATATTATGGAGAGCATCTGAAATCGTTCGCCGGCGTGATTCCGGGCAACTACGACCGCGCTGCGCCTAAGGGTTCCGGAAGCTACAAGATCGGAGCTAACTATGCCGCTACTTTCAAGCCTTACAAGACTGCCCATGACCAGGGCTATACCGAGCTGCTTTATCTGAACTCAGGTACAAGGGAGTTCATCGACGAGTTCGGTTCGTCCAATTTCTTTGCGATCAAGGGCAACAAGTATATTACGCCGCTTTCCGACAGCGTCCTCCCTTCCATAACCAACAAGACCCTGCAGGAAGTGGCTGCGGATTTTGGTATGGAAGTGGAGAAACGCCCGGTAAGGGTCGAGGAGCTCGCTGATTTCGATGAGGCCGCAGCCTGCGGAACCGCAGTTGTCATCACTCCTATGTCCCATATCGACATCAAGCCAGTCCTCGAGGAGGACAAGGTCGAGAAGTCGTATCGCTTCATGCCTGACGGAGAGGTCGGCGAGATCTGCACGAAACTGTACAAGCGCATTACCGGCATCCAGTTCGGAGAGCTTGAAGATACGCACGGATGGTGCTATCATATCGAGGAAAAATAAGGACCGGTTTCAGTCTGTAACCTGTTTTTAGAGCGTCGGCATCCAGCCGGCGCTTTAAATTTTTTATTTCCTTTGTCATTCTGCTCGGTTTTGATATATTTGCACCGCAAAAAAACTTGAATTTAGGGCGACTTGGAAACCTCCCTTCTTGCGATTTGTAACCAAACACGCACTTACTCTAATACATTTTTAACAAAAACAGTCATGAAAAGAACACTTTTAGCAATTTTAGCTGCCGTTTCCTTACTCGCAGCCAGTTGCAGCAAGGAGTATGACGACTCCGCATTGAAAAAGAAGGTCAATGACCTAGAGGCCCGGGTCTCGGCACTCGAAGCATTGAACACCACAGTGGCCGGTATCAGCGACATCGTAACCGCTTTGAGCCAGAAAGACTATGTCACCGGGGTAATCGAAGTCAAGGATGAAAAGGGAACGGTCATCGGATACTCCATCACTTTCTCCAAGTCGAATACTGTCACCATCTACCATGGAGAGAAAGGTGAAGCCGGTCCACAAGGTCCGCAGGGTGAGACCGGAAGCGTCGGCGCAACTCCGTCCATAGGAGTCACGCTCGGAGAGGACGGCCTCTACTACTGGACCGTCGAAGGCGAGCTTCTGAAAGATGCTGACGGCAATCCTGTCGCCTGCACGGCCGCCGCTCCTACATTCAAGATCGAAGATGGTTCATGGTGGATCTCATATGACGGCCAGAGCTGGACGGAAATCGGACTTATCTCAGACACCGGCACCACCGTCGACGTCGACAACAGCAACGAGGATTATGTCCTCATTACCATCAACGGAACCGAAGTCCGCATCCCTAAAGAGAAACCATTCTCCCTCAATATCATTTATGGCGGAGACATCAACGCTGTCGGCGCATCCGCATACGCCACAATCGGAGTAGAGTATGAGATCATCGGAGCCGGAGAGAATGACAACGTGACTGTTGACATCCTGAACGCTACCGCCGGTCTCACTGCCCAGATCTCCAAGATCGACGAGACCTCCGGCATCATCGTCATCTACACTTCCGACGTAGTCGACGGCAAGATCTTCGTATATGCCGACAACAACAAGGGCAAGACCAACATCAAGTCAATTACTCTCGAGGCCGGCCAGATCTCCGAAATAGCCCCAGTAGCCCAGATCGAGCCTGACGGAGGCGAGTTCGGCATCACTGTCGAGACCAACTACGAGGCTGTAGCGGCAGTCCCTGACGGAATCGACTGGATCCATGTTTCCGCAAAAAGCAAAGCCGGCGAGGGCAACTATTGCGACCATTTCTTTGTCGGAGAGAAGACAAAGGGCACCAAAACCTATGAATATACTGCCGTTGTGGATCCGAACGCTACTTCAGGCTACCGTTTCTCCAACGTCGGAATAATCGATTTCGCTTCAGGCAATGTCCTCAAGCTTATCGACGTTGTCCAGAAGCCTTCCGAGGGAGTAACCAATCTCGCTTCTATCGGCAATCTTCCTGACAACACCAAGATTTCCGTAAACGGAGCAGTCGTGCTGGCCGCAGGCAAGAGTGACGCCGTAATTTCAGACGGGCTCAATACTATCCATATCTTGTCTATGAAGACTCTTGCCGTGGGCGACAGCGTGTCTTTCATCGGCGTCAAGATGAGCAACGAGAAAGCTATGGCTCCATATATCGTGGCTTCCGGAGTGAATGTCCTGAAGCAGGGCGTCGCAACTCCTGACAGCCCGTGGAGATATATCGTCTATGCCCAGAACTATTATATAACCAATACCGGCACGACGGCTCTTCTCCAGAAGGACGACGAAGGATTCTTCTTCTATGCCCCTATGAGATTCGTCGTGCGCATCGAGACCCCGCTCGAGAGTCTCAACCTTGATTCGTATGTAGGAAAATATGTCACTCTCAAGGGTTACATGGATGAGGTCGAGATGGGCGATTTCAACTGGGATACATTCACCTTCGATTTCGACTACAGTTTCATCGTAAACTCGGTGGAGGAAGTCAACTTCGTGAAGAAGGACAACTGGTCTGTCAGATATGATGGAAGAAGCGACGAGCATCCTGGTTATCCAGAGGCCTTCTATGCCACAGTCACCGGCGGAGATACCGAGCGCTATGCATATACAATCTTCACGGACGAGAAGCTCAAGGAGTTCCCTGTAGAGACTGAGGCCGGCGTCTATGGCGCAATCATGGCCGCTGACGACATCCAGTATGGTCTGTCGGCTTATGCTCTGGGCCACAGCAAGGAGGAGATCTACGAAGCGTTTACCTACGTAGGAAGCACTCCTAACTTCTACTCCAAGTTTGAGCCGGGCATCTACTATGTAGCTATAGGCGGTGTCGATGCTGACGGTTATGCAACCGGATCATATGCAATCTCCCAGTTCGAGATCGAGGATCCTCATGTAGCAGCATCTTACGAGGATTTCCTCGGGACATGGGGCTATACCACCGATTTCGGAGACAACCAGAAATGGGTAATCAGCGAGAAAGAGGCCGGCGAGAGCTATTACCTCTGCATCGACGGAGTATCTACGGAATGCGGCAATCTCCCCGTACTCTCTTACGACAAGGAGAACGGCACTGCCGTGCTCGAAATGCAGGAGCTCGGAGAATATGAGAAAGACGGAAAGACATATCTTGAGAGGGTCGGAACGCTCTACACCTTCGACGACGTGGAGTACTACGACAACAGCCGATACATGGGAGACAACACCCTGGTCTTCACGGCACGGATGCTCAATGACGGCACCGTCGACATTGTCCCGGGCGAGGATACTTCGTCTCCGCTCGAAGGTTTTGCAATCATGACCGGAGACAAGGAAGACTCTTACGACTGCAACATCGTAGGCTCCATAACGCCAATGCCGGGAGTACTCGGCGAGTATAAGGCTCCCGCAGCACCAAGAAAGACTGTTATCGCCAAAGGAGGCAGGGATTCCCGCAAAGCCGCTTCAAAGATCAAATCTGAAAAAAAGATATCTGCCTATAACGCTCTTTAGCGCCAAATGTAAATATCCGGAAAAAGTAAAGGACTCTGATTTTCAGAGTCCTTTTTCGTTTATACGTATTGACTTATATTTTATCGCCATGGAACACCGGTTGGAAGTCCTGTTTCGAGAACTGCGATTTCAGATATGATCTGGCGTCTTCATGAAGATTCAGTTCCTGTTCAATAAGTTCCAGAAAGACCACTTTGTCTCCGATTATGAAGAACCACCCTGGAATGTTATTTATGGTGAATATTCCGCGTGGCTTTAACTGATTTGCCTTCTCAACAACTTCTTTGCGAATATCAGCTTTTGTATAATAAGGTTTTTTGTGGTTCCCGGTATTTATATAGAATTTCTCCCAGGAATCCGTTCCATAGACCATAAACTCTTCCGGAAATAAGTTGGTGATATCGAAATATCCCAGATCAGCAAATTTTGCATTATATGAAGGATTCTGGTAATCCCACCATTGTCCTACTTCTTCTCTAAGTACCAGGCATGGGATAAACATTAATGAATCTGATTTGCTGATTTTTACGCTCGACTTTGAGTCTGCAAGTTTATGCATCTTCTGATAGTTGCTAGCGACATTTTTCAGATAGCTGCTCGTAAAGTTATCCGCCAGGAGTGCTTCGAAATCTATTTTCTCCGGAAGTCTGAAGTTACTCACTTTGTCAATAGGGATGCCCTTCCCGCCGTGCTCAAGATAATCGACTACGTAAACTGTTCCACTTTTTATATAGTAATAGCAGCCGAATACATCTTTACACTCGAGAATCATATCAGGTTTTTGCCTGACAATGTAATTGAATGATTTTTTCTGTTTGACAGCCACACCTCTCATAAATGAAGCAAAGCTATTATCAACAACACCTATTTCACCATTATATGATGTTACCCTCAATTCAAATTTCTTTTTGTCATTAAGGAAATACAAATCCAGTGGAAAATCATTCTGCTCAAGCTCTATTTCCGGCTCGATTCTTCCATCAATTTCTTTTCTGATAACGGTAGCGTGGAATACAACTACCAGGCTATCCTTCTCCAGGGCATGATTGACCATAGGGATTATCCGCTCCTTCTGATAATCGAAGAGGTCGGATATTTTTGACTGTAATACAGTTTCAACGCGACTTCTGTTCCAATACTCAGTCAGCGAGTCCAACATCTCGTAATCGACTTGTGAGAATAAAGGAATTGCAAAGAAAGCGCAAAAGATAGTCAGGATAATTCTATTCATGATTCTTATAAGTGTCCCCATTTTCGGACAGTTTAGAAGTCTACGCCAAAGTTAGAAAAAAAATACTCATCTTCAAACTCATGAAAAACTTCTCAATGATATCTCCTGCACTACTGCCTCTCTGTTGCTGTCAGTCTCGCTGTGCCGTGTCCTCTTCATATGACAAAGTTAGGGAAGGGTACATAAAGAACACCGTATAAATTTAAAAACCGAGAAAAATTTATAATTCGACCGTTTTAGACAATGGCTCTGACACGCATCCGTGGCGCTATCCGTTTGAAATAAAACGAGATACGCTTTCAATATGTAACTTATAATTAAGCGCCGGCAACATGTCGGCGCTTAATATTTATACGATTTTCTTTGCATTATTCTTACCTTTTGATATATTTGTAACATAACTCGCTGATTAATAGGGGTTACACTGGATTTCGGCAGGTTACAAATTGTAAGCAAAATTTACTTACTCAATAAAAATTATAATCTTATTTAGTCATGAAAAAAACAATTTGGGCAATTTTGACTGCTGTAGCTTTATTTGCAGTCGGTTGCAACAAAGAGTATGACGACTCCGCATTGGTTAAGAAAGTCAATGACCTCGAAGGAAGAGTCTCTGCTCTTGAATCTCTCAACACAACCGTATCCGGAATCAGCGCCCTCGTGAGTGCTCTGAACGAGAAAGACTATGTGACTGGTGTCATAGATGTGAAGGATAAGGATGGCAATGTTATCGGATATACTCTCACTTTCAAAAACGGTAGTAAGGATGTCACCATATATAATGGAGAGAAGGGAGCTACTGGAGAGCAGGGCCCTCAGGGCGAAGTCGGACCTACCGGTCCTATTCCTTCTATCGGTGTCCAGCTCGGTGAAGACGGCGTATATTACTGGGTAGTCGAAGGCGAACTCGTAAAGGATGCTGAAGGCAACCCTATCCCATGCACCCAGGTGGTCCCTACCTTCAAAATTGAAGACGGTTCATGGTGGATCTCATATGACGGCCAGAACTGGACCAAGCTCGGACTTATCTCCGATACCGGTACTACCGTCGAGGTCGACAACAGCAATGAGGATTATGTTCTCCTTACAATCAACGGCACTGAGGTCCAGATCCCTAAGGAGAAGCCATTCGTCCTTGAAATCAAGTACGACGGAGACCTCGCATCTGTCGGTGTAGCCGCCAATTCCACCGCCGGTATCGAGTATGAGGTCAAGGGCGCAGGCGAGAGCGACGACGTGACTGTCGACGTGCTCAGCACTACTGCAGGTATCTCCGCCAAGATTTCCAAGACTGACAATACTACCGGTTATATCCTGATCACTACCACAGACGTGGTTGACGGCAAGATCTTCGTTTACGCCGACAACAACAAGGGTAAGACCAATATCAAATCCATCAAGCTCGAGGCCGGCCAGATTTCAGAGATCGCCGATGTAGCTCAGGCTCCTTCAGCCGGTGGCGAAATGGCTCTTACTGTCACCACCAACATGGCTCACAGCGTCGTTGTTCCTGACGGAATCAACTGGCTGCATATAATCAGAAAGGGTAAAGCCGGCGAAGGCTCATATCTCGAGCACTTCTACGTAGGCGAAAAGACCAAGGCCGCCCAGGATTACGAGTATGTAATCACCATCGATCCTAACGAGACCGCTTCTTACCGAGCAGCTACCATCAGCGTAGTTTCCGAGACAACAGGCGAAGTTCTCCAGGCTATCGACATCGTCCAGAAACCAGCTCCGGGCGTTACCGACCTCTCTTCTATCGACGGTCTTCCTGATGACGAGGAAGTCGCTATCGAGGGTTCTGTAGTACTCGCAGCATCCAAGAAGGGCGCCGTCGTTTCTGACGGAAAGAACTCTATCTATGTAGAGTATGAGAAGGCTCTTGCAGTAGGAGACAGCATCTCCTTCACCGGTGTCAAGAAGACCAACGAGGATACCGAATATGCTTATATCAAGGCCGCTTCCGTAGAGGTTGTCAAGGCAGGCGTTGAAGTTCCTGACCAGCCTTGGATGTATATCGGTTATTCCGAGAGTTACAATATCACCAATACCGCCACTACCGCCCTTATCCAGAAGGACGAAGAGGGCAACTACTTCTTTGTGGCTCCGTTGAACTTCAATGTCTACATCGAGTCTCCTCTCGAGTCCCTCAACTTCGATGCCCTTGTAGGCAAGTATGCTACAGTCAAAGGATACATCGACGAGGTACGCATCCTCGGAATCGACTGGACTACCTTCAGCTATATCTGCGAATACACGATGATCGTGAACTCCGCTACCGAAGTCAAGTTTGAAGCCAACTCCAACTGGTCAGTTTCTTATGACGGAAAGGTAAGCGGCGACGAGCAGTATCCTGAGCAGATAACCAATACCGTATCTTCAGGCAGTGACAGGTACTTCCTCGGAGTCATTTCCGAGACTCAGCTGAAGAATTTCTCTGTAGAGGAAGCTCCGGAAGAATTCGGTGCTATCTATATGGCTGATGATCTCCAGTACTATATTACACGTTACAGCTCCGGCTATAGCAAAGAAGAAATCATAAGCATCCTTACTAATGACGCAACGGCCAGCGAAACCTTCAAGGAATTTGGACCAGGCAAATACTACGCTATTGCTGCAGGTTTTGATGAAGATGGTCTGGTAACCGGATCTTATGCTATTTCCGAGTTCGAAATCAAAGATCCGCATATCGCTGCCAAATACGAGGACTTCCTCGGAACCTGGAGTTATGAAAGCGATGGCGGTCTCCAGAAGTGGGATATCTCCGAAAAAGTCGCTGGCGAAAGCTATAATCTCGTAGTCAATGATGTCGTTCCGAATGGCGGTGTGTACCCTACTCTCGTCTATGACGCAGAAAGAGGATCCTTTACTCTCGACGCCCAGGATCTCGGCGAGTTCGAATATGACGACGAGACCTATATCGAACAGGTTGCCGCTG
Coding sequences within it:
- a CDS encoding branched-chain amino acid aminotransferase produces the protein MSEINWDKLGFDAYRTRTVVLSHYKDGKWSPVETTENFSFTLDPFAQVFHYAISCFEGLKTFRQKDGRIAIFRPDQNAARMQRTAKFLGIPAPDKDLFIKMCTLCVQNNLEFLPPYGHQASLYLRPMLFGVHPQMQLVPYPEAYFAVICAPAGSYYGEHLKSFAGVIPGNYDRAAPKGSGSYKIGANYAATFKPYKTAHDQGYTELLYLNSGTREFIDEFGSSNFFAIKGNKYITPLSDSVLPSITNKTLQEVAADFGMEVEKRPVRVEELADFDEAAACGTAVVITPMSHIDIKPVLEEDKVEKSYRFMPDGEVGEICTKLYKRITGIQFGELEDTHGWCYHIEEK
- a CDS encoding 3-isopropylmalate dehydrogenase, with the translated sequence MKLRIAKLPGDGIGPEVVEQAVKAVDAVCRKFGHEVEYTFGYVGACAIDRFGNAYPEETHAICMASDAVLFGAVGDPKYDNNPTAPVRPEQGLLAIRKQLGLYANLRPVETFKGLVDKSPLKKELVDGADFLCIRELTGGMYFGEKGRKDNGDTAYDTCIYSRNEVERILKLAFEYAMRRRKHLTVVDKANVLESSRLWRQVAKEMEPQYPEVQVDYMFVDNAAMQLIRCPKFFDVMVTENTFGDILTDEASCISGSMGLLASASVGAHTSLFEPIHGSYPQAAGKNIANPVAAILSAAMMFEYAFGLMEEGKAIRKAVAASIDAGAVTEDLAGDGKALSTSEVGDWIASRI
- a CDS encoding D-citramalate synthase — encoded protein: MIEIMDTTLRDGEQTAGVSFNADEKLAITRLLLEELKVNRIEVCSARVSSGEHEAFAKICEWASTCGHLDQVEALGFVDNGLSIDWIASAGGRVMNLLTKGSLRHVTCQLHKTPQEHRDDILKNIAMAKAKGLEVNVYLEDWSNGMIDSPDYVHFLMEGLKDAPVRRIMLPDTLGILNPDQTAEFCRSMVERWPDLHFDFHAHNDYDLAAANAYEAVKAGVKGLHTTVNGLGERTGNLPVSSLVGILNDHLKIGNSLDERKLMHVCRYVETISGVRIPSNKPLVGEFVFTQTSGVHADGDKKGGLYQNALMPERFGRHRHYALGKTSGKANIVKNLEQMGISLTAEQMKLVTERVVELGDKKESLSPEDLPFIIADVLKGDFSAARENIRIVNYNLQLTRGMRPLANLRLNICGNEYEESAAGDGQYDAFMKALWKIYDRLGKQHPKLTDYVVKIPPGGKTDALVETTISWDLNGRGFKTRGIDSDQTEAAIKATMKMLNMIEI